One window of the Triticum dicoccoides isolate Atlit2015 ecotype Zavitan chromosome 3B, WEW_v2.0, whole genome shotgun sequence genome contains the following:
- the LOC119280723 gene encoding berberine bridge enzyme-like 27, producing the protein MASSRRLALALLFGLLSCYASVVPSLASSDGFLQCLSDAIPKPLLHTQSSPSFTPVLVSSIRNPRLFTPSTVRPLCIVTPTNASHVQATVVCGRRHDVRVRVRSGGHDYEGLSYRSERPEVFAVVDLANLRSVRINGKAATATVESGATVGELYYAISKVSDRLAFPAGLCPTIGLGGHLSGGGFGLLLRKYGVAADHVLDATLVDANGKLMDKQAMGRDVFWALRGGGGESFGIVLSWKVKLLAVPPKLTMFRVPRSVDEGAIDILTRWQEIAPALPEDLFIRVVVSKQVAEFQSMYLGTCDGLLPLMRSHFPELRLNRTHCREMTWIQSVPYIYLDSTATVEDILNRTTSLDTFNKAKSDFVHRAIARDVWIKIFAWLAKPDAGLMIMDPYGGQIGSLPASATPFPHRAGVLYNIQYMNFWSAATDGTAQTRWLKDFYAFMAPYVSKNPREAYVNYRDLDLGQNVVVGNVTSYTAAKVWGDKYYKGNFKRLAMAKGKVDPSDYFRNEQSIPPLVATK; encoded by the coding sequence ATGGCCTCGTCTCGGAGGTTAGCTCTTGCGCTCCTCTTCGGCCTCCTCTCTTGCTACGCATCCGTTGTCCCTTCCCTAGCTTCCTCCGACGGCTTCCTCCAATGCCTCTCCGACGCCATACCCAAGCCGCTGCTGCACACCCAGAGCTCGCCATCGTTCACGCCGGTCCTTGTGTCCTCCATCCGGAACCCCAGGCTGTTCACGCCGAGCACGGTGCGCCCGCTCTGCATCGTCACCCCGACGAACGCCTCCCACGTGCAGGCCACCGTCGTCTGCGGCCGCCGGCACGACGTGCGCGTCCGCGTGCGCAGCGGCGGGCACGACTACGAGGGCCTCTCGTACCGGTCCGAGCGGCCCGAGGTGTTCGCGGTGGTCGACCTGGCCAACCTCCGCTCCGTGCGCATCAATGGCAAGGCGGCCACCGCGACGGTGGAGTCCGGCGCCACGGTCGGGGAGCTCTACTACGCCATCTCTAAGGTGAGCGACAGGCTGGCCTTCCCGGCCGGCCTGTGCCCGACGATCGGCCTGGGCGGCCATCTCAGCGGCGGCGGGTTCGGCCTGCTGCTGCGCAAGTACGGCGTCGCCGCCGACCACGTGCTGGACGCCACGCTGGTCGACGCCAACGGAAAGCTCATGGACAAGCAGGCCATGGGGAGGGACGTCTTCTGGGccctccgcggcggcggcggcgagagcttCGGCATCGTGCTGTCGTGGAAGGTGAAGCTCTTGGCCGTCCCACCCAAGCTGACAATGTTCCGCGTCCCAAGGTCCGTCGACGAGGGCGCCATCGACATCCTCACCAGATGGCAAGAAATCGCGCCGGCTCTCCCGGAAGACCTCTTCATAAGGGTGGTCGTCTCGAAGCAGGTGGCCGAGTTCCAGTCCATGTACCTGGGCACCTGCGACGGGCTGCTGCCATTGATGCGCAGCCACTTCCCGGAGCTCCGCCTGAACCGGACGCACTGCAGGGAGATGACGTGGATCCAGTCCGTGCCATACATCTACCTGGACAGCACCGCCACCGTGGAGGACATCCTCAACCGGACCACCTCCTTGGACACCTTCAACAAGGCCAAGTCCGACTTCGTCCACCGTGCCATCGCCAGGGACGTGTGGATCAAGATCTTCGCCTGGCTCGCCAAACCCGACGCCGGGCTCATGATCATGGACCCTTACGGCGGCCAGATCGGCAGCCTCCCGGCGTCGGCGACCCCGTTCCCGCACCGTGCAGGCGTGCTCTACAACATCCAGTACATGAACTTCTGGTCGGCCGCCACGGACGGGACGGCGCAGACCAGGTGGCTCAAGGATTTCTACGCCTTCATGGCGCCCTACGTGAGCAAGAATCCCAGGGAGGCGTACGTGAACTACAGGGACCTTGACCTGGGCCAGAACGTCGTTGTAGGCAATGTCACCAGCTACACGGCCGCTAAGGTTTGGGGCGACAAGTACTACAAGGGTAACTTCAAGAGGCTCGCCATGGCCAAGGGCAAGGTGGATCCTAGCGACTACTTTAGGAACGAGCAGAGCATCCCACCATTAGTGGCGACAAAGTGA